A region from the Benincasa hispida cultivar B227 chromosome 8, ASM972705v1, whole genome shotgun sequence genome encodes:
- the LOC120084089 gene encoding cytochrome P450 71A1-like, translating to MDQFNLLNFSLFFILFLLVLKLFRAKRVNLPPSPPKLPIIGNLLQLGRYPHRSLQALSKKYGSLMFLRLGFTPTLVVSSAEMAREIFKNHDISFSNRPKSTAANLFFYGYKDVGFSPYGNYWRGLKKICTLELLSQKRVQEFQYVREEEVEVLVNKVHKARSAGLSVNLSDLITSTSNNIVSRCIFGEKFEDENGKSRFGELTRKMAKLVVAFSVGDFFPGFGWVDNITGLIGQLKETSRALDTFLEQLIAEHKTKKKHDSQGDREDFVDILLQVQQKDDLGFEFTQDSLKSVLEDMFIAGTDTTASVLEWTIAELARNPSMMKKAQEEVRRVVGKKSKIDDNDILRMEYLKCVIKESLRVHPPAPLLLPRETSEMVKLGGCCIPSKTRVFFNIWAIQRDPRIWENPEDFIPERFMNNPVDFKGQECHCLPFGAGRRICPGMNFAFASIEYVLANLLQWFDWKVGDDKMMAKDVDMTEDMGIALVKKNPLFLKPIAFST from the exons ATGGATCAGTTCAATCTTTtgaatttctctctatttttcataCTATTCCTTCTTGTTCTCAAGTTGTTTAGAGCCAAAAGAGTGAACTTACCTCCATCACCACCAAAGCTGCCAATAATTGGAAACCTTCTTCAGCTGGGCAGATATCCTCATCGATCCCTTCAAGCTCTCTCTAAAAAGTATGGTTCTCTCATGTTTCTGCGACTGGGATTCACTCCAACCCTTGTGGTTTCCTCAGCAGAGATGGCCAGAGAGATATTTAAGAATCATGATATCAGTTTCTCTAACAGACCCAAATCAACCGCTGCCAATTTGTTTTTCTATGGATACAAAGATGTTGGCTTTTCTCCATATGGGAACTACTGGAGAGGATTAAAAAAGATTTGCACTCTTGAACTTTTAAGTCAGAAAAGAGTGCAAGAATTTCAGTATGTGAGGGAAGAAGAAGTTGAAGTCTTGGTGAATAAGGTACATAAAGCCAGATCTGCAGGTTTATCTGTTAATCTTAGTGACTTGATTACCTCAACCTCTAATAACATAGTTTCAAGATGTATATTTGGAGAGAAGTTTGAAGATGAAAATGGAAAGAGCAGATTTGGTGAACTAACAAGAAAGATGGCTAAGTTAGTTGTGGCTTTTAGTGTGGGAGATTTTTTCCCTGGTTTTGGATGGGTTGACAATATCACTGGCTTAATTGGTCAATTGAAAGAAACTTCTCGTGCACTTGATACTTTTCTTGAACAGTTGATTGCAGAACACAAGACAAAGAAGAAACATGATTCTCAAGGTGACAGAGAAGATTTTGTGGACATTCTTCTCCAAGTTCAACAGAAGGATGATCTTGGTTTTGAATTCACTCAAGACAGTCTAAAATCAGTGTTAGAG GATATGTTTATAGCTGGAACGGATACGACTGCATCAGTATTGGAATGGACAATAGCAGAGCTAGCAAGAAATCCAAGCATGATGAAGAAAGCACAAGAAGAAGTAAGAAGAGTGGTGGGAAAAAAGTCAAAGATAGATGACAATGATATCCTTAGAATGGAATATCTAAAATGTGTTATCAAGGAATCATTGAGGGTGCATCCACCTGCTCCTCTATTATTACCTCGAGAAACATCTGAAATGGTAAAGCTAGGAGGGTGTTGTATTCCATCAAAAACCAGAGTGTTTTTCAATATTTGGGCGATTCAGAGGGATCCAAGAATCTGGGAAAACCCAGAGGATTTCATTCCAGAGAGATTTATGAACAACCCAGTTGATTTCAAAGGACAAGAGTGCCATTGCCTCCCATTTGGTGCTGGGAGAAGAATCTGCCCAGGCATGAATTTTGCTTTTGCGTCAATCGAATACGTGTTGGCTAACCTTTTACAGTGGTTTGATTGGAAGGTAGGTGATGACAAGATGATGGCCAAAGACGTGGACATGACTGAAGATATGGGGATTGCTCTTGTCAAGAAAAATCCCCTTTTTCTTAAGCCAATAGCATTTTCAACTTAA
- the LOC120083697 gene encoding cytochrome P450 71A1-like, translating to MDQAPYGGTLHFNLISFSLCFFFFLIFLKLFRGNKKITKFPPSPPKLPIIGNLHQLGALPHQSLAALSKKYGPLMFLKLGQTPTLVVSSPKMAREIMKTHDLKFSNRPQTTPGKHLLYGCQDLAFSPYGEYWRQAKKMCVLELLSAKRVEAFQYVRDEEVGLLIDRIRRKSCDVICGDECVNLKQMFMSTTTNIISRCVLGEKFEDENGESRFGDVSRRILVLITAFSVGDFFPSFGWIDVVRGFIRELKTTSKILDGFFDKIIEEHRTKMSVGKSDEEKDFVDIMLQLQQDDMFDYHDFSLDRLKAILLDMFVGGSDTTATSLEWAMTELMRNPAAMKKVQEEIRTIVGNKPKIEMEDIEKMEYMHCVIKETLRLHPPAPFLVPRESAGEVEIEGYHIPSKTRVFVNVWAIQRDPMIWEKPNEFVPERFIQNSIDYKGHDFEFIPFGSGRRKCAGISFAITSFEFALANVLYWFDWKLPHGSVLDVDEENGLTICKKKPLHLKPVPYYI from the exons ATGGATCAAGCTCCATATGGAGGCACCCTTCACTTCAAtctcatctctttctctctttgtttcttcttcttcctaattTTTCTTAAGCTGTTTAGAGGCAACAAAAAGATCACTAAATTCCCTCCTTCACCTCCCAAATTGCCCATCATTGGCAACCTTCACCAGCTAGGAGCCCTGCCTCACCAATCTCTAGCTGCCCTTTCCAAGAAATATGGGCCTCTAATGTTCTTAAAGCTGGGCCAGACCCCAACTCTAGTGGTTTCATCACCAAAAATGGCTAGAGAGATAATGAAGACCCATGACCTTAAATTCTCCAATAGGCCTCAAACCACACCAGGAAAGCACTTGCTCTATGGATGCCAAGACTTGGCTTTTTCTCCATATGGAGAATATTGGAGACAAGCCAAAAAAATGTGTGTTCTTGAGCTTTTAAGTGCCAAAAGAGTGGAGGCATTTCAATATGTGAGAGATGAGGAAGTTGGTTTGCTTATTGATAGGATTCGTCGTAAAAGTTGTGATGTCATTTGTGGGGACGAGTGTGTGAATCTTAAACAGATGTTCATGTCGACGACGACCAATATAATATCGAGATGTGTTTTGGGAGAGAAGTTTGAGGATGAAAATGGGGAGAGTAGATTTGGAGATGTGTCAAGAAGGATTTTGGTGTTAATTACAGCATTTTCTGTTGGGGATTTCTTCCCTTCTTTTGGATGGATTGATGTAGTTAGAGGCTTCATTAGGGAACTGAAAACAACCTCCAAAATATTGGATGGCTTCTTTGATAAGATAATTGAAGAACACAGGACAAAGATGAGTGTTGGTAAATCTGATGAAGAAAAGGATTTTGTGGATATTATGCTGCAGCTCCAACAGGATGACATGTTTGACTATCATGATTTTAGTCTAGATAGGCTAAAAGCAATCCTACtg GATATGTTTGTAGGTGGAAGTGACACAACTGCAACAAGTTTAGAATGGGCAATGACAGAGCTGATGAGAAACCCTGCAGCCATGAAGAAAGTCCAAGAAGAGATCAGAACAATAGTTGGAAATAAGCCAAAGATTGAAATGGAAGATATAGAAAAGATGGAGTACATGCACTGTGTGATAAAAGAAACTTTGAGATTACACCCGCCGGCTCCTTTCTTAGTGCCTCGAGAATCAGCAGGAGAAGTTGAGATTGAAGGCTACCACATTCCATCAAAAACCAGAGTTTTTGTGAATGTTTGGGCAATTCAAAGGGACCCCATGATTTGGGAAAAGCCAAACGAGTTCGTCCCAGAGAGATTCATACAGAATTCAATTGATTACAAAGGTCATGACTTTGAGTTCATTCCATTTGGGAGTGGGAGAAGAAAGTGTGCTGGAATATCGTTTGCAATTACTTCCTTTGAGTTTGCATTGGCAAATGTTCTTTACTGGTTTGATTGGAAGCTTCCTCATGGCTCTGTTTTGGAcgttgatgaagaaaatggacTCACTATTTGCAAGAAAAAACCCCTGCATCTCAAGCCTGTACCATATTATATCTAG